Proteins encoded within one genomic window of Besnoitia besnoiti strain Bb-Ger1 chromosome II, whole genome shotgun sequence:
- a CDS encoding hypothetical protein (encoded by transcript BESB_036150), with the protein MIAQDKDEVFKRAVSAVLSQWTLLNLAVEHGWGGRGPQRRRQELYEWLLNTFAMGRVNVTWLAGELSVRLEDMFHVIAEDESDVEVSQLLVALYEGTQKGDFSLATKVIEQTNSSSTAASVNATRAQRSGGGGDAGEASSRHSCDASDDDDCTIEDDIAGLMANTSMDAADEEGPPASRTRSKTGGRATGLEVGEDGWVQVARGSRRPPG; encoded by the exons ATGATCGCTCAAGATAAAGACGAAGTCTTCaagcgcgccgtctccgccgtcctgTCCCAATG GACACTTTTGAATCTGGCAGTTGAGCATGgctggggcggccgcggcccgcagcggcgccggcaggagCTCTACGAGTGGCTCCTAAATACCTTCGCCATGG GCCGGGTCAACGTGACGTGGCTCGCGGGCGAGCTGAGTGTGCGGCTTGAGGACATGTTCCACGTTATCGCCGAAGACGAGTCCGAT GTTGAAGTGTCTcagctcctcgtcgcgctctACGAAGGCACGCAGAAGGGAGACTTCTCCCTCGCGACGAAGGTCATTGAGCAGACAAACAGCTCCTCCACGGCAGCGTCGGTCAACGCCACCCGCGCGCAGAGGTCAGGAGGTggtggcgacgccggcgaagctTCAAGTAGGCACAGCT GCGATGCgtccgacgacgacgatTGCACCATAGAGGACGATATTGCGGGCCTCATGGCGAACACGAGCATGGACGCTGCCGACGAAGAGGGGCCCCCGG cgtcaAGAACGCGGTCAAAAACTGGGGGCCGAGCTACAGGTCTAGAAGTTGGCGAAGACGGCTGGGTGCAGGTtgcccgcggcagccgtcGGCCCCCAGGCTGA
- a CDS encoding hypothetical protein (encoded by transcript BESB_036160), giving the protein MKSHDMSAAQEYGGMQVKSYGISSEEEDANDIPTDELTNRGPFSSLQQRRWRRNRGSTLHDPWQEAHLHRERQRLKNLKKTVSVLGLLAGVTLGSWFVLRYFTPKSKRPQRVDIGFEGAGMYPSIIPADMEEDEFGDYFFEPADRATFDSLVGDQPSSPAPLRRAFSEPADIDAFMNKVYGPLPENVKASVAQAAARVGAGGLSGLFSSEFSSVAEGSQGGDSGNASS; this is encoded by the exons ATGAAGAGCCACGACATGTCGGCGGCTCAGGAGTACGGCGGAATGCAGGTGAAGTCCTACGGTATTTCAtctgaagaagaggatgcAAACGATATCCCCACGGATGAGTTGACAAACAGGGGCCCGTTCTCGTCTTTGCAAcagcggcgctggagaagaaATCGCGGTTCGACCCTACATGA CCCGTGGCAGGAGGCGCATCTGCATCGGGAGCGCCAGCGTTTGAAGAATTTAAAAAAAACGGTGTCCGTATTGGGACTGCTGGCAGGCGTGACGCTCGGCAGTTGGTTCGTGCTTCGCTATTTCACGCCCAAGTCGAAGCGGCCCCAACGTGTCGACATCGGCTTCGAAGGTGCCGGGATGTACCCCAGCATCATCCCAGCCGATATGGAAGAAGACGAGTTCGGCGACTACTTTTTTGAACCGGCGGACCGGGCAACATTCGACTCTCTCGTTGGAGACCAGCCCTCTTCTCCCGCTCCACTGCGTCGAGCATTCAGCGAACCTGCGGACATCGATGCATTCATGAATAAGGTATACGGGCCGCTGCCTGAGAACGTCAAAGCATCTGTCGCTCAAGCTGCCGCAAGAGTGGGCGCTGGTGGACTCAGTGGCCTCTTCAGTAGTGAGTTCAGCTCGGTTGCGGAAGGCTCGCAAGGGGGTGACTCCGGCAATGCCAGTAGCTAG
- a CDS encoding putative DNA replication licensing factor Mcm7 (encoded by transcript BESB_036170) has protein sequence MAQEIAPSFSFTTLQQQQQHLAFLRADEAALQQKATHEVEQYDRHVALLKNFFLHFVDEFASQGKNRDNVNSTHGDYKYRNLLQAVHDERRDDLPVYLDDVREFFTTQQPEDAALGEGDEFSGKDKNPSLTVYEALLTNTNRYIELLYQAADAVLTQEPDLFETEQVEEEDGEEEAHFLKGDSEAWTNQLKNRMRKRDPWRKIRERDMAARKVPAFLRCGFRICVYPPAREGCRLFRSVDASSMGKYSFFTCEVLRVQQVKPKLLVAAYECEECHEKVFQPVEASAFMPLVTCPLCKNSRNRECTLHLHPKLSFFLPFQEVKVQEPTSQIPEADVPRTLNCHLIGHAVTNILQPGMTVTLGGILKPVRKMGFAALRSGLIQEKVFEVAFIQQQKQQTHLDRRESAYVSAQVEKLRQTTGLYDLLARSIAPGVYGMEDVKKALLLQLIGGKTVVKEDGGMIRGDIHVLLMGDPGVAKSQLMKQICTIAPRSIYTTGKGSSSSGLTAAVIKDPATMETTLEGGALVLADRGICCIDEFDKMDDFDRSAIYEVMEQQSVSIAKAGHCSCLPARTAVLAAANPKDGRYDVRKPMMVNMNLPAALLSRFDLQFLLLDQADRERDTLMAAHILGIYRSCQSGEAASKEREEKAKTPAKSKKKGKRSDGAESANSLVEKKVLRAFIEEAKKCKPVLEESLIPQIADWYANTRYDEQQQERLSGILPSYTTPRALLGILRLAQALACLRFSEWVEAPDFEEALRLMEASKESVRIAEEGRRRKKQDRASLAFELLKNLRTRTQQKKGAKWDGWMKLSALQQQATAAGLANEQLESALRQYEELTLITFDRTKTKVAFVEEAGSENSDEDDDEMMA, from the exons ATGGCTCAGGAGAtcgcgccttctttctcATTCACAACTCTgcagcaacagcagcagcacctTGCGTTCCTGCGAGCTGACGAAGCCGCGCTTCaacagaaggcgacgcatgAAGTTGAGCAGTACGACAGACATGTGGCGCTCCTGAAGAACTTCTTCCTCCACTTTGTGGACGAGTTTGCCTCGCAAGGAAAGAACAGGGATAACGTCAACTCCACGCACGGCGACTACAAATACCGAAACCTGCTC CAAGCTGTTCACGatgagcgccgcgacgacctGCCCGTCTATTTGGACGACGTTCGCGAG TTTTTcacgacgcagcagccggaggacgccgcgcttggcgaaggcgacgagttCAGTGGCAAGGACAAGAATCCGAGTTTGACGGTGTACGAGGCGCTGCTCACTAACACGAATCGCTACATCGAGCTCCTCTACcaagccgcagacgccgttCTCACGCAGGAGCCCGACCTGTTTGAGACTGAACAggtcgaggaagaagacggcgaagaggaggcgcactTCCTCaagggcgacagcgaagccTGGACGAACCAACTCAAAAACCGCATGCGCAAGAGGGACCCCTGGAGAAAAATCAG GGAACGTGACATGGCGGCGCGGAAAGTTCCAGCCTTCCTCCGATGCGGCTT CCGCATCTGTGTGTacccgcctgcgcgcgaagGCTGTCGGCTCTTCCGCAGCGTTGACGCGAGCAGCATGGGAAAGTACTCCTTCTTCACCTGTGAAGTTCTGCGCGTCCAGCAAGTCAAGCCGaagctcctcgtcgcggcgtACGAGTGCGAAGAGTGCCACGAGAAAGTCTTCCAACCC GTTGAGGCGAGCGCCTTCATGCCGCTGGTGACTTGTCCGCTGTGCAAAAACAGCCGCAACCGCGAGTGCACGTTGCATCTCCACCCGAAGCTTAgtttttttctgcctttCCAAGAAGTGAAGGTGCAGGAGCCGACCTCGCAGATCCCCGAGGCTGACGTCCCGCGCACGCTCAACTGTCACCTCATCGGGCACGCCGTGACCAACATCCTCCAACCTG GCATGACGGTCACGCTGGGCGGTATTTTGAAGCCGGTGCGCAAGATGGgattcgcggcgctgcggtcGGGGCTGATTCAAGAGAAGGTGTTTGAGGTCGCCTTTAttcagcagcagaagcagcagacgcacCTCGACCGACGCGAGAGTGCGTATGTCAGCGCGCAGGTTGAgaagctgcggcagacgaccGGTTTGTACGATTTACTCGCGCGCAGCATCGCTCCGGGGGTCTACGGCATGGAGGACgtgaagaaggcgctgctgctgcagctgatTGGCGGCAAGACCGTCGTgaaggaggacggcggcatGATTCGCGGCGACATCCACGTGCTGCTCATGGGCGACCCCGGTGTGGCGAAGAGTCAGCTCATGAAGCAAATCTGCACCATTGCGCCGCGCTCCATCTACACGACTGGgaaaggcagcagcagcagcggcctgACCGCCGCCGTCATCAAGGACCCCGCCACCATGGAAACCAccctcgagggcggcgccctcgtcctTGCCGACAGAGGCATCTGCTGCATTGATGAATTTGACAAG ATGGACGATTTCGACCGGTCGGCGATTTACGAGGTCATGGAGCAGCAGTCGGTCTCCATCGCCAAGGCTGGGcactgcagctgcctgccggcgcgcaccgctgtgctcgcggcggcgaatcCGAAGGATGGAAG ATACGACGTGAGAAAGCCCATGATGGTGAACATGAACCTTCCAGCTGCGCTGCTCTCTCG GTTTGATCTGCAGTTTTTGCTGCTGGATCAGGCcgaccgcgagcgcgacacGCTCATGGCTGCACATATTTTGGGCATATACCGATCTTGCCAGTCTGGCGAGGCGGCCAGcaaggagcgcgaggagaaggcgaagacgccggctAAGAGCAAGAAGAAGGGCAAGAGAAGCGACGGTGCCGAGTCCGCGAACTCGCTGGTCGAGAAGAAAgttctccgcgccttcaTCGAGGAAGCGAAAAAGTGCAAGCCTGTGCTCGAAGA GTCGCTGATTCCGCAGATCGCGGACTGGTACGCGAACACGCGGTACgacgagcagcagcaggaaagGCTTTCAGGCATTCTGCCGTCCTACACAACCCCCCGCGCACTCCTTGGCATCTTGCGGCTCGCTCAG GCGCTCGCGTGCCTGCGGTTTAGCGAGTGGGTCGAGGCGCCGGACTttgaagaggcgctgcggctgatGGAGGCTTCAAAGGAGAGTGTGCGCATCGCCGAAgaaggacggcgaagaaagaagcaagatcgcgcttctctcgccttcgaACTCCTCAA GAACCTgaggacgcgcacgcagcagaagaagggAGCGAAGTGGGATGGCTGGATGAAGCTCtcggcgctccagcagcaagCCACCGCGGCGGGCCTGGCGAATGAGCAGCTCgagtctgcgctgcgccagtACGAGGAGTTGACACTCATCACCTTCGATCGCACCAAGACCAAGGTGGCCTtcgtggaggaggcgggaaGCGAGAACTCggatgaagacgacgacgagatGATGGCGTGA
- a CDS encoding hypothetical protein (encoded by transcript BESB_036180) has translation MHLRAVSSPPEDLQYAALHGEEITSLSSEPVERAVSSDDNLAIRVQSLSPYGGKFTVDSRSSSCAEGTRIISVDKLSYFPADAPKTIESRVAQPGPAAQRAGQKTHMERRAESAGGGSPRLEIAALPPRLACGSLSSVPAQHANQEPGRPSEALTWNGATVSPKLHSAAEASGAGGKSPAPKASAFPHAQSFPGCRLKSAERVRSPDHGEGPLQAGTRSASQPGATDAPDVCAPPQAAPSQPLSMQTRTGGAGTKIAEESSTAALPVPFPRAQSQPALAPGPAPVAASGALAGLEAGLAHVSLGGGAQAAGGLGPVWQQRRRVSKKKSEREANRVPAGTLQPGQPAAALRRTDATGPWSCQVQRTGGAALRQKAAAAPLAQGAIIEPALETKITDVRVQRLLGKGATASVYCAEWRGSPVACKIVSFPSEGSAASRAPKIRQIIQDFRQELGIMARLKHPNLVRVLGVGTQTPPLFMLTELCEGGTLFDLLHKGREEEPQPSAAEARSEQTPAGRRPAPGAAPTLTDARDDPYRATVAGLMDRLNAQTPGGAFGAQMFPFGDTGGDAQAAEEKKAEGGFWALLGRLSPFAAKKEALPQVKQPSKEPAGAQSEEEILFSRGSKVPLSWKLKTRIALDLAKGCQHLHSLKIIHRDIKSLNVLLSVPVGGVVTDDSKPIAKLADFGCALVTNGVRDNAGGAAGGSLVQGGGWAGTVLWMGPEVLTKRGCNDKSDVYSFAIVLYELLANRIPFQELQGTPYYEKLPVLISAGLRPNMDTHAMPPDVPQGLRDLMTSCWRKDPAHRPQFANIVRALEIILADL, from the exons ATGCACCTTCGTGCGGTGAGCTCCCCTCCTGAGGATCTGCAGTATGCCGCGTTGCATGGAGAGGAAATTACGTCCCTCTCTTCTGAGCCCGTCGAGCGTGCCGTGAGTTCCGATGACAACCTTGCGATCAGGGTCCAGTCGCTATCCCCGTACGGAGGGAAGTTCACCGTCGActcgcgcagctcttcgTGTGCAGAGGGCACGCGAATTATTTCTGTCGATAAGCTTTCCTACTTCCCGGCAGATGCGCCTAAAACGATTGAGTCTCGCGTCGCCCAGCCCGGGCCTGCGGCTCAGCGAGCCGGCCAAAAGACCCATATGGAGCGACGAGCTGAGAGCGCTGGGGGAGGAAGCCCTCGCCTCGAgatcgcggcgctgccgcctcgccttgcCTGCGGTTCTCTTTCCTCTGTCCCAGCTCAGCACGCAAACCAAGAGCCAGGCCGACCATCAGAAGCTCTCACATGGAACGGCGCCACCGTCTCACCGAAGCTTcactcggcggcggaggcctcgggTGCCGGCGGGAAGTCGCCGGCCCCTAAGGCGTCCGCCTTCCCCCACGCGCAGTCTTTCCCTGGCTGCCGGCTGAAGTCCGCGGAGCGGGTTAGGAGTCCCGACCACGGCGAGGGCCCTCTGCAGGCTGGAACGAGATCGGCATCTCAACCAGGGGCGACTGACGCTCCCGATGtttgcgcgccgcctcaagCTGCACCCAGCCAGCCTCTCTCGATGCAGACGCGCACAGGGGGCGCTGGGACGAAGATCGCCGAAGAGTCCTCGACTGCCGCTCTGCCGGTGCCCTtcccgcgagcgcagagccAACCCGCGCTGGCCCCCGGCCCCGCTCCGGTGGCCGCTtccggcgcgctcgccgggcTGGAGGCGGGACTCGCGCACGTCagtctcggcggcggagcaCAGGCGGCTGGCGGGCTGGGGCCCGTATGGCaacagcgcaggcgcgtctcaAAAAAGAAAtccgagcgagaggcgaacCGTGTGCCCGCGGGAACGCTCCAGCCTGGacagccggccgcggcgctccgcaGAACCGACGCCACAGGGCCCTGGAGCTGCCAAGTGCAAAggaccggcggcgcggccctcAGACAGAAAGCAGCC gcagcgccgctggCCCAGGGAGCGATCATCGAGCCGGCGCTTGAGACGAAGATCACGGACGTTCGTGTGCAGCGGCTCCTGGGGAAGGGTGCGACGGCGTCGGTTTACTGCGCAGAGTGGCGGGGGTCTCCAGTGGCCTGCAAAATCGTGAGTTTCCCTTCCGAGgggtctgcggcgtcgcgggcccCCAAGATCCGCCAAATCATCCAAGACTTTCGGCAGGAGCTCGGAATCATGGCGCGCCTCAAGCACCCAAACCTCGTGCGGGTGCTGGGGGTCGGCACACAAACTCCACCGCTATTCATGCTGACGGAGCTCTGCGAAGGAGGGACTCTCTTTGACCTGCTCCATAaaggccgcgaagaggagccgcaaccctctgcagcggaggctcGCTCTGAGCAGACCCCTGCGGGCCGGCGACCCGCCCCGGGCGCGGCACCGACCTTGAcagacgcccgcgacgacCCCTACAGGGCCACAGTTGCCGGGCTTATGGATCGCCtgaacgcgcagacgcctgggGGGGCCTTCGGCGCCCAGATGTTCCCCTTCGGGGATACAGGGggggacgcgcaggcggctgaagagaagaaggcggagggaggctTTTGGGCTCTTTTGGGGCGGCTATCCCCGTTCGCTGCAAAGAAAGAGGCGCTCCCACAAGTGAAACAGCCCAGCAAGGAGCCGGCCGGCGCacagagcgaagaagaaattCTCTTTTCGCGGGGCTCGAAGGTGCCTCTGAGTTGGAAACTGAAAACGCGGATTGCGCTGGATCTTGCGAAAGGCTGCCAGCACCTCCACAGTCTGAAGATCATCCACAGAGACATCAAGAGCCTGAATGTCCTCCTGTCCGTGCCAGTTGGCGGAGTGGTCACCGACGACTCAAAGCCGATCGCAAAACTGGCAGACTTTGGATGCGCCTTAGTCACCAATGGAGTGCGAGATAatgctggaggcgccgcaggcgggtcGCTTGTCCAGGGTGGCGGATGGGCGG GCACGGTGCTGTGGATGGGGCCGGAGGTGTTGACCAAGAGAGGCTGCAATGACAAGTCAGACGTCTACTCCTTTGCGATTGTGCTTTACGAGCTCCTCGCAAACCGCATCCCGTTTCAGGAGCTTCAAGGCACGCCCTACTACGAGAAACTGCCGGTGCTCATTTCCGCCGGTCTCAGGCCAAACATGGATACGCATGCGATGCCGCCTGACGTGCCTCAGGGCCTCCG AGATCTCATGACCTCCTGCTGGCGGAAAGATCCCGCTCATCGCCCCCAATTCGCAAACATCGTCAGGGCGTTGGAGATCATCCTCGCAGACCTGTGA
- a CDS encoding sphingolipid delta 4 desaturase/c-4 hydroxylase protein des2 family protein (encoded by transcript BESB_036190): MVSADAVCDLQAPNAEAGAKLAQSEGCISESSTLPESEGQVTSASALSEVSDDGKSCASSEPQRIPPFAEDGTPQDFHWTTQAVSHSRRRRLILEKHPEIEQLYGYSLLEGVVGVATTLLNLYIGFKIVQLQLGWPAVLLAMAVVSGTINHSLFLAMHEASHMLVFPRRWMNDIFAIFTNLSMGTPAAISFTRYHLDHHVYTGVDVLDPDIPTEIEGRLFTTPLGKFIFVLLFPLTYTLRPMLRCPKKLCFMEVINWTVVVAWDLFVYKTLGWKGIAYFVGGAFFSMSFHPLNGHLIAEHYQFPEGEKLQETYSTYGWENLLTFNAGYHLEHHDFPRVPGCLLPKVHQIAKEFYDLPHHTTWVRVVWDFIMKKEVNPYSRVKRVAIRGGEIPFPHQQFVADEKKDLGAYWCEFNKTQANETKKAK, encoded by the coding sequence ATGGTGAGCGCTGACGCCGTGTGCGACCTTCAGGCGCCAAACGCCGAGGCCGGTGCCAAGCTTGCACAGTCAGAGGGCTGCATTTCCGAGAGTTCTACACTGCCAGAATCCGAAGGTCAAGTGACCTCTGCATCCGCTCTTTCGGAGGTCAGCGATGATGGAAAGTCGTGCGCTTCCAGCGAACCCCAGCGCATTCCGCCGTTTGCTGAGGACGGCACGCCGCAGGATTTTCACtggacgacgcaggcggtTTCGCAttctcggcgcaggcgcttgaTTTTGGAGAAGCACCCGGAAATTGAGCAGCTGTACGGCTACAGTTTGCTCGAGGGGGTGGTTGGGgtggcgacgacgctgcTGAATTTGTACATCGGGTTCAAGAtcgtgcagctgcagctcggcTGGCCGGCGGTGCTGCTGGCCATGGCTGTTGTGAGTGGCACCATCAACCACTCGCTTTTCCTCGCGATGCACGAGGCTTCGCACATGTTGGTCTTTCCGAGGCGCTGGATGAACGACATCTTTGCCATCTTCACAAACTTGTCAATGGGCACGCCCGCTGCCATCAGCTTCACTCGGTATCACCTCGACCACCACGTCTACACCGGTGTGGACGTTTTGGATCCGGACATTCCTACGGAAATCGAGGGCAGGCTGTTCACGACGCCTCTTGGCAAGTTCATCTTTGTACTGCTTTTCCCTTTGACGTACACCCTGAGGCCCATGCTGCGGTGCCCGAAGAAGCTCTGCTTCATGGAGGTCATCAACTGGaccgtcgtcgtcgcgtgGGATTTGTTCGTGTACAAGACTCTCGGCTGGAAGGGGATCGCGTACTTTGTCGGCGGTGCCTTCTTCTCCATGTCTTTCCATCCGCTGAACGGTCACCTGATCGCAGAACATTACCAGTTTccggaaggcgagaagctGCAAGAAACGTACAGCACGTACGGATGGGAGAACCTCCTCACGTTCAACGCGGGATACCACCTCGAGCACCACGACTTCCCCCGCGTGCCGGGTTGCCTCCTGCCCAAGGTCCATCAGATCGCGAAGGAATTCTACGACCTTCCGCACCATACGACCTGGGTCCGCGTCGTGTGGGACTTCATCATGAAGAAGGAAGTCAATCCGTACAGCCGCGTCAAGAGAGTAGCCATACGCGGAGGAGAAATTCCGTTCCCTCACCAGCAGTTTGTCGCCGACGAGAAAAAGGATCTCGGTGCATACTGGTGCGAATTCAACAAGACGCAAGCGAATGAAACCAAGAAAGCAAAGTGA
- a CDS encoding hypothetical protein (encoded by transcript BESB_036200), with product MTEIRGAHSPLFGGRNQSRLTDAGPESKMPDSSHGFGETIYPRSPTLAAGFHDWHGHPQDCHRHLSCEYMHDACPVASPTSPNACQDSIHISSGAGRPPTGDANPATETSEADGSKSIQQFFWPTFACPLPTMSTNDVGFEGVADARSDASKATPEPGGIGEEKESYPSTQKRSAQMPNSPGSSVLAELDHLLDPSRTNNTDSVTVAAPDESGADCCGEEAFFGMMGGVDPQKPHPCIVLRGAFEKMRTGTRLSFEASEWDNSCVESISGDPISTSAREDNISGDHCTLSSFLAFQRHPPAGNQSEEQRGFTTRGSLDQNATRLQLSPDRGRDGDTHPTQQVVQQRRRLVPGTKSTPSSLNAGISQEVQTRSRGCGSDTSLQAVSVTADAKTQTRRTDKCHRGVQCGSTRIASLAFDELTKWHAELLGQLKLHTSAAEALTHKLLDEQRQKESGFQHLERSKMTAEELQGALQASSSSLADVRAELQSHMQTIKRLTEEGRAAECAHKTEKQCAQREHELLACALQAQLKHVTLQLEQLEEERRLEVNRHVRKTQIAKQQAEELDQQYTARILHLQAECEARGEAIKQAQSEILALRKEMRTKDSQHAQALHDIEYQKEADLVQSDAVQKRSALSLEKELLRSRLEADRLRVQLVGSQERLNAAHQIHRQEIHALKKDHESNLQQVRLEHKQSTLRHQQCMQELREMAALGKEELASGLDAQMQLWRDKTAELQEGVDKMSSKNIQSARTIQELMTAVASYKQVAEEMQAQLRNLTVADKQREVEAVVLRREREDLLQALQTSAAEHQAFREQALSMKNRLLRAVADKDDALRQAEACLADDIAISKSISIHRTNSITGCDYPAREATHRSYKDAVSPKKHHTSF from the coding sequence ATGACAGAAATCCGTGGCGCCCATAGTCCTCTCTTCGGAGGCCGAAACCAGTCGCGGCTCACAGATGCGGGACCTGAATCGAAAATGCCGGATTCTTCGCACGGTTTCGGTGAAACGATCTATCCGCGATCGCCCACGCTCGCCGCGGGATTTCACGATTGGCACGGCCACCCACAAGACTGCCACAGGCATTTAAGTTGTGAATATATGCATGATGCCTGCCCCGTGGCGTCACCAACGTCTCCAAACGCATGCCAAGATTCCATACACATCTCTTCAGGCGCTGGTCGTCCTCCCACTGGCGATGCGAACCCAGCAACAGAAACTTCCGAGGCAGACGGGTCAAAGTCCATACAGCAATTCTTCTGGCCAACGTTCGCCTGTCCCTTGCCAACCATGAGCACAAATGACGTTGGTTTTGAGGGAGTCGCTGACGCGAGATCCGACGCTAGCAAGGCCACGCCTGAACCAGGGGGAAtaggcgaggagaaagaatCCTACCCTAGCACTCAGAAGCGAAGTGCCCAGATGCCAAACTCGCCCGGTAGCTCAGTGCTTGCAGAGTTAGACCACCTCTTAGACCCCTCAAGAACAAACAACACAGACAGCGTCACAGTGGCCGCGCCGGATGAGAGCGGTGCAgactgctgcggcgaggaagctTTCTTCGGCATGATGGGTGGAGTGGACCCCCAGAAGCCTCATCCCTGCATTGTGCTCCGAGGCGCCTTTGAAAAGATGAGAACAGGAACTAGGCTCAGTTTTGAAGCAAGCGAGTGGGACAATTCCTGTGTGGAGTCGATCTCGGGCGACCCCATTAGCACATCTGCAAGGGAGGACAACATTTCAGGGGATCACTGTACATTGTCTTCTTTCCTTGCCTTTCAAAGGCACCCCCCCGCCGGCAACCAGTCAGAAGAACAACGAGGGTTCACCACCCGTGGTTCGCTGGATCAGAATGCGACAAGGTTGCAACTTTCTCCAGACAGAGGTCGCGATGGCGACACGCATCCGACTCAACAAGTTGTacagcagaggagacggctTGTACCGGGCACAAAGTCTACGCCCAGTTCACTGAACGCAGGAATTAGCCAAGAAGTGCAAACTCGCTCTCGGGGGTGCGGCTCAGACACATCCCTGCAAGCGGTTTCGGTGACTGCGGACGCGAAAACGCAAACACGCAGAACCGACAAATGCCACAGAGGAGTGCAGTGCGGTTCGACAAGAATTGCCTCGCTGGCTTTCGACGAGCTAACTAAATGGCATGCTGAGTTGCTGGGCCAACTGAAGCTGCACACCTCCGCCGCTGAAGCGCTCACTCACAAGTTGCTAGACGAGCAACGACAAAAGGAATCTGGCTTCCAACACTTGGAGAGAAGCAAGATGACTGCGGAAGAACTGCAAGGAGCTCTGCAagcgagcagcagctcgctTGCAGATGTCCGGGCTGAGCTTCAGAGTCATATGCAGACCATAAAACGGCTGACTGAAGAGGGTCGAGCTGCAGAGTGCGCTCATAAGACTGAAAAGCAGTGCGCCCAGAGAGAACACGAGCTCTTGGCATGTGCCCTTCAGGCCCAGTTGAAACACGTGACACTTCAGCTGGAGCAgctggaagaagaaaggcgccTGGAAGTTAACAGACACGTTCGAAAAACTCAAATAGCAAAGCAACAAGCAGAAGAGCTGGACCAGCAATACACGGCCCGGATTCTTCACTTGCAGGCGGAATGCGAAGCGCGGGGCGAAGCCATTAAACAAGCACAATCAGAGATCCTGGCTCTTCGCAAGGAAATGCGCACTAAAGATTCTCAACACGCACAAGCTCTTCACGACATCGAGTATCAGAAGGAGGCTGACCTCGTACAGTCTGACGCCGTCCAGAAACGTTCAGCGCTTTCACTCGAGAAAGAGCTTCTGCGCAGCAGACTCGAGGCTGACCGACTACGCGTACAGTTGGTAGGCTCCCAGGAGCGGTTGAATGCCGCTCATCAGATACATCGTCAGGAAATCCACGCGCTCAAGAAAGACCACGAGTCAAACTTACAGCAGGTGCGACTCGAGCACAAGCAAAGCACTCTACGGCATCAGCAGTGCATGCAAGAGCTGCGGGAGATGGCCGCGCTGGGAAAAGAGGAGTTGGCTAGCGGACTGGATGCTCAAATGCAGCTGTGGAGAGACAAGACTGCCGAGTTGCAGGAAGGTGTAGACAAAATGAGTTCAAAGAACATCCAAAGTGCTAGGACGATTCAAGAGCTCATGACAGCTGTTGCGTCGTACAAGCAAGTAGCTGAAGAGATGCAGGCTCAACTGAGGAACCTAACTGTGGCTGACAAGCAACGGGAAGTCGAGGCCGTCGTTCTTcgacgcgagagggaggacCTGTTGCAGGCTCTTCAGACATCTGCCGCCGAGCACCAGGCATTCCGAGAGCAAGCTCTGTCAATGAAAAATAGGTTGTTGCGTGCGGTCGCAGACAAGGACGACGCGCTCCGACAGGCCGAGGCATGCCTTGCAGATGATATAGCAATTTCAAAATCAATTTCGATACACCGCACCAACAGCATAACGGGGTGTGATTATCCCGCGCGCGAAGCTACGCATCGAAGCTATAAAGACGCAGTAAGCCCTAAGAAGCATCATACGTCTTTTTGA